A single window of Zea mays cultivar B73 chromosome 10, Zm-B73-REFERENCE-NAM-5.0, whole genome shotgun sequence DNA harbors:
- the LOC100281582 gene encoding CAB2 precursor — translation MGRSALAVRLASLLAFGLVLVSVEASLGDVDPRYRTCVRECQATGIVGENVISHCQSKENYTSVGVSWYNQEQIYIQWKELNCRTDCRYFCMMQREGERQSLGLSPVKYHGKWPFLRVSVFQEPLSTALSAVNLLMHFTGWLSFFLLVNYKLPLRPQTKRTYYEYTSLWHIYAILSMNAWFWSSIFHTRDIELTEKLDYSSAVALLGYSLILSLLRAFNVKDEASRVMFAAPILAFVTTHILYLNFYELDYGWNMKVCVVMAAVQLLTWAVWAGVSRHPSRLKLWTVVFGGALVMLLELYDFPPYMGFADAHSLWHASTIPLTYLWWSFIKDDAKFRTSTLSKKAK, via the exons ATGGGTCGAAGCGCCTTGGCGGTTCGGTTGGCTTCCCTTCTTGCGTTTGGTTTGGTGCTCGTCTCCGTCGAGGCCAGCCTCGGGGATGTTGATCCGCGCTACAG AACTTGCGTGAGGGAGTGTCAAGCTACAGGGATTGTTGGGGAGAATGTCATCAGCCATTGTCAGTCCAAAGAGAACTACACTTCTGTTGGAGTCTCTTGGTATAACCAGGAGCAAATTTACATCCAGTGGAAGGAACTGAACTGTAGGACAGACTGTCGCTATTTTTGCATGATGCAGAGAGAAGGGGAACGACAGTCACTTGGTCTGAGCCCTGTTAAATATCATGGAAAGTGGCCATTCTTACGTGTTTCTGTGTTCCAG GAACCCCTTTCAACTGCACTATCTGCTGTCAACCTACTGATGCACTTCACTGGCTGGCTTTCATTTTTCCTTCTAGTGAATTACAAATTGCCTCTTAGACCCCAGACCAAGAGAACTTATTATGAATACACTAGCCTGTGGCATATCTATGCAATCTTATCAATGAACGCATGGTTTTGGAGCTCAATTTTCCATACTCG AGACATTGAGTTGACTGAGAAACTGGACTATTCTTCAGCTGTGGCCTTGCTTGGCTACTCGTTGATCCTTTCATTGCTAAGGGCTTTCAATGTCAAGGATGAGGCTAGCAGGGTGATGTTTGCAGCCCCTATTTTGGCATTCGTTACAACGCACATCTTGTATCTTAACTTCTACGAGCTTGACTATG GATGGAACATGAAAGTCTGCGTGGTGATGGCTGCGGTTCAACTTCTGACGTGGGCTGTTTGGGCTGGTGTAAGCCGGCATCCATCACGGCTGAAACTCTGGACGGTTGTTTTTGGAGGAGCACTGGTCATGCTTCTTGAGCTCTACGACTTCCCTCCATACATGGGGTTTGCCGATGCCCATTCACTGTGGCATGCAAGCACCATTCCACTCACCTATCTCTGGTGGAGCTTCATCAAGGACGATGCCAAATTCCGCACGTCAACACTCAGCAAGAAGGCAAAGTAG
- the LOC100281582 gene encoding CAB2 isoform X1: MSHPRTRMANRRLWVRTCVRECQATGIVGENVISHCQSKENYTSVGVSWYNQEQIYIQWKELNCRTDCRYFCMMQREGERQSLGLSPVKYHGKWPFLRVSVFQEPLSTALSAVNLLMHFTGWLSFFLLVNYKLPLRPQTKRTYYEYTSLWHIYAILSMNAWFWSSIFHTRDIELTEKLDYSSAVALLGYSLILSLLRAFNVKDEASRVMFAAPILAFVTTHILYLNFYELDYGWNMKVCVVMAAVQLLTWAVWAGVSRHPSRLKLWTVVFGGALVMLLELYDFPPYMGFADAHSLWHASTIPLTYLWWSFIKDDAKFRTSTLSKKAK; the protein is encoded by the exons ATGTCTCATCCAAGAACTCGCATGGCCAACAGAAGGCTATGGGTGAG AACTTGCGTGAGGGAGTGTCAAGCTACAGGGATTGTTGGGGAGAATGTCATCAGCCATTGTCAGTCCAAAGAGAACTACACTTCTGTTGGAGTCTCTTGGTATAACCAGGAGCAAATTTACATCCAGTGGAAGGAACTGAACTGTAGGACAGACTGTCGCTATTTTTGCATGATGCAGAGAGAAGGGGAACGACAGTCACTTGGTCTGAGCCCTGTTAAATATCATGGAAAGTGGCCATTCTTACGTGTTTCTGTGTTCCAG GAACCCCTTTCAACTGCACTATCTGCTGTCAACCTACTGATGCACTTCACTGGCTGGCTTTCATTTTTCCTTCTAGTGAATTACAAATTGCCTCTTAGACCCCAGACCAAGAGAACTTATTATGAATACACTAGCCTGTGGCATATCTATGCAATCTTATCAATGAACGCATGGTTTTGGAGCTCAATTTTCCATACTCG AGACATTGAGTTGACTGAGAAACTGGACTATTCTTCAGCTGTGGCCTTGCTTGGCTACTCGTTGATCCTTTCATTGCTAAGGGCTTTCAATGTCAAGGATGAGGCTAGCAGGGTGATGTTTGCAGCCCCTATTTTGGCATTCGTTACAACGCACATCTTGTATCTTAACTTCTACGAGCTTGACTATG GATGGAACATGAAAGTCTGCGTGGTGATGGCTGCGGTTCAACTTCTGACGTGGGCTGTTTGGGCTGGTGTAAGCCGGCATCCATCACGGCTGAAACTCTGGACGGTTGTTTTTGGAGGAGCACTGGTCATGCTTCTTGAGCTCTACGACTTCCCTCCATACATGGGGTTTGCCGATGCCCATTCACTGTGGCATGCAAGCACCATTCCACTCACCTATCTCTGGTGGAGCTTCATCAAGGACGATGCCAAATTCCGCACGTCAACACTCAGCAAGAAGGCAAAGTAG